Genomic DNA from Acidimicrobiales bacterium:
CCGACCTTCCCGCCGAGGCGTCCGCCGATGCCGAGCCGGACTGGGAGATCGTGGCCACCGACGGCACCTATGCATGGCACGATCACCGGGCCCACTGGATGTTGACCGAGCCGCCGCTGGGCCTCGGCCCCGGCGATCAGATCGTCGACGACGTGATCCCACTCGTCGTGGGCAGTCAAGACGTCGAACTCGTCGTTGCGTCGTACTGGCAAGCGCCGCCCTCGCCGATCCCCGCCGTCGCTGGGGGCCTCCTGGCCGTGGCGATCGGCGCTTTCGTCTGGTGGCAGCGGCGCGGGGTGTGGCCGGGCGTGTTGGCCGCGGGAATGGCTGGCCTGGCGGTCGGCGCCGCGCAGTTCCTGTCGCTCCCGGCTGCCACCGAACCATCGAAGGCGCTGTGGTTGTTGCCGCTGATCGGCTGCCTGGCCGCGCTCGGCGCCGGTGCGACCTGGCGCCGCCCGGCGACCGCGTTGCCGCTGGCATTCGGGGGTTCGGTCGCGATCGTGGTCGCCGGGGTTGCCCGTAGGGGCGGCATCACCAAGGCGGTGTTGCCGACCGACTTGCCCTTCTGGCTCGACCGGTGGGCCACGACGTTCAGCCTCGTACTCGGGCTGGCCATGACGGTCGTGACCGGTGTGATGCTCGTGGCGGTGCTGTCGCCTTCTTCAGGCAGCCCCGGCGGCGCGGGAAGCCTCGAGGCAGGCAGCGAGGCCGGCTCGAGCCCGACTGAGTCGTGAGCGGACGGTGCCGACCGGGACGTCGAGGAGGTCGGCCGCCGTCTCGTAGTCGTAGCCGAGGACGCCGCACAGCGTGAGCACCTCTCGCTGGGCCACGGGTAGCGACTGGAGGAGGTGGTCGAGATCGATCACGTCTTCGTGATCGCCGACACCGGCGCGATCCTCATCGAGCACGTCGAACCGCTCGCTGCCCGGACGGCGGGCCTGGTCCACCACCGCGTTGCGGCAGATGCGCAGGAGCCAGCCCTGATAGGAACCGTCACCTCGGAAGGAGTCCTGGTACTTCCAGGCGCGGAGAAAGGTCTCCTGGACGGCGTCGTCGGCCAGCCACCGATCGTTCGTGAGTGCTCGGGCGTAGGCCGTGACGGCGCCGACGTGCTCTCGCGCGAGTCGCTCGAACCGTGACCGTCGCATGCCACCAGCGTAGCGCTGTCCGCCTGCTCGCCCTTGGATTGTCAGGGTTGTGTGGACACCGCCAGGGGAGCGGTCGATGCAGTGAAGCCGCCGCCGGCGAGCTGGGCCCGCACGGTGTAGGTGTAGGTCGTGCCGGCGTCCCGATTCAGATCGGTGAACCAGCGAGAGGTCTGGGTCGAGACCACGACCCCACCGCGGCGGACCTCGTACGACGTCGCACCATCGACCCGGTCCCACGTGAGCACGATGCGCTCCCGAGTCTGCAGGGTCGAGCGGAAGTTCTGTGGCGGGAGGACGACGGGATCACCCACCGTGGTCACGCTGAGCGGACCGGACGATTCGGTGAAGCTGCCGTCAGCGAGCTGGGCGCGCACCGTGTACGTGTAGGTGGTGCCGGCGTCCCGGTTCAGGTCGGTGAACCAGCGTGACGAGCGGCTGGAGACGGCCACGCCATCGCGTCGGACCTCGTAGCTGGTGGCACCGGGCACCGCGTCCCACGTGAGAACGATGCGCTCACGAGTCTGGAGCGTCGAGCGGAAGTTTGCAGGACCGGACGGTGCGGCCGAGATGGGGGAGAAGCGGGCGATGCCATTGATGACCCGATCGTTGGCGGTGTCACGGGTGTACTGCCCGCCGAACCACACCCGACCGTTGCTGTCTTCGTAGATCGCGTAGGCCCCGGTCTGGCCAAGCACGTCGAAGGTCAGTGGGACCAGCGACTCGCTGTTGATGTCGATCCCGTAGCCGCCGCGGACCGGCTGCTGACCGAACGGGTCGATCGTCGCAAAATGGGTGAACCACTGGACGTATTCGTCATAGGTCTGCACGCCGTTCGCTGCGCTGTTGTAGCTGAAGAGTTCGTATTCACCGACCGACCCCCAGCAATGGCAACCCGACCAGATCGTGTCGGTGCCCAGGAAGATCACCTGGGTGTCGCCGCCCGTACCGAGATCGCCCACGCCGCGATTGGCGAAGAAGGTGTGAGCGGGGAGCAGTGTGTCGACGTCGAGGATCATCGTTTGGTGGCCTTGGCCACCCACATAGACGCGGTCACCCCGGTATTGGACGTCCATCATCCACATCGAGAAGCTGTTGCGATGGTTGGTGATCCCGGCGGGCAGCCCCTGGGGGACGTCGGTGCGAAGCGAGCCGTCCGCGGTCGAGACGGTGGCGAAGTAGGCGGCGTCCATGTCGTCGTTGATGCCGC
This window encodes:
- a CDS encoding RNA polymerase sigma factor, with the translated sequence MRRSRFERLAREHVGAVTAYARALTNDRWLADDAVQETFLRAWKYQDSFRGDGSYQGWLLRICRNAVVDQARRPGSERFDVLDEDRAGVGDHEDVIDLDHLLQSLPVAQREVLTLCGVLGYDYETAADLLDVPVGTVRSRLSRARAGLAACLEASRAAGAA
- a CDS encoding two-component regulator propeller domain-containing protein, giving the protein MAIRRTATKPVAALTALLVLLGVSATAPSPSGAVLGSEISSAPDIIWDVTTPDPSVRHTGPIAALVRDLVEYDGMMYVAGRFLDVLAPDGTTYSQPHLARFDLETGVWDDTFRPVVDGTVYAMEITADGRLYVGGELTGGVALYDARTGVRNTTFTPGIVNSWGPPAVFDIEVVGNQLYAGGTFSNAQGTALVDLARVDATTGVLDTGWLPTTNFDTVTPRLGGHNIFGLAVDDARGRVYLTGKFGGINDDMDAAYFATVSTADGSLRTDVPQGLPAGITNHRNSFSMWMMDVQYRGDRVYVGGQGHQTMILDVDTLLPAHTFFANRGVGDLGTGGDTQVIFLGTDTIWSGCHCWGSVGEYELFSYNSAANGVQTYDEYVQWFTHFATIDPFGQQPVRGGYGIDINSESLVPLTFDVLGQTGAYAIYEDSNGRVWFGGQYTRDTANDRVINGIARFSPISAAPSGPANFRSTLQTRERIVLTWDAVPGATSYEVRRDGVAVSSRSSRWFTDLNRDAGTTYTYTVRAQLADGSFTESSGPLSVTTVGDPVVLPPQNFRSTLQTRERIVLTWDRVDGATSYEVRRGGVVVSTQTSRWFTDLNRDAGTTYTYTVRAQLAGGGFTASTAPLAVSTQP